From a single Artemia franciscana chromosome 9, ASM3288406v1, whole genome shotgun sequence genomic region:
- the LOC136030838 gene encoding uncharacterized protein LOC136030838, which yields MVVEDCAATSEFFIDSIDSAAESSTIATIRLVEQNTHVNFKIDTGAEVNVLPSQIYSMLNPQPSMLNTSEILTSYCDGKLKNSSVSLGLIKFLNEVTKKPNQTVDRILSEYEDVFQGIGKLEGECHIHLKENCQPTVQPPKRIPISMQDQFKAELSRLETLGVIEKVSKPTE from the exons ATGGTTGTTGAAGACTGTGCGGCAACCTCAGAATTTTTCATAGACTCCATAGACAGTGCTGCTGAGAGCAGCACGATTGCTACCATCAGACTAGTTGAACAGAACACTCATGTGAACTTCAAAATCGACACTGGCGCTGAAGTCAACGTGCTACCGTCACAAATCTATAGCATGCTAAACCCACAGCCATCTATGCTTAACACCTCTGAAATACTTACTTCCTATTGTGATGGCAAACTCAAA AACTCAAGCGTCTCACTAGGCCTGATCAAATTCCTGAATGAGGTTACCAAGAAGCCAAATCAAACTGTCGACAGAATCCTTTCTGAGTACGAGGACGTCTTCCAAGGGATTGGAAAACTAGAAGGTGAATGCCACATTCACTTGAAGGAGAATTGTCAGCCTACAGTACAGCCACCAAAAAGGATCCCTATATCCATGCAGGATCAATTCAAAGCAGAGCTTAGCCGTCTTGAAACCCTTGGCGTTATCGAGAAAGTATCAAAACCGACGGAATGA